A genomic stretch from Oleomonas cavernae includes:
- a CDS encoding AMP-binding protein — MLYSSGTTGRPKGIKVALSGLPFGSPNTLFMLASALYGPSEGTIYLSPAPLYHAAPLRFSMTMMRFGGSVVVMEHFDPEEYLALIEKHRVTHSQVVPTMFARLLKLDPAVRGKYDVSSLQCIIHAAAPCPIPVKEQMIAWWGPIIHEYYAGTEGNGFCACNSAEWLAHKGTVGRPLFGVPHIVDDEGKELPAFEPGTIYFSDGTEFQYHNDPEKTASSRNDKGWSTLGDIGYLDADGFLFLTDRKANMIISGGVNIYPQEAENLLITHPKVADVAVFGVPDPDWGEAVKAVVQPADMADAGPALEAELIAFCRENLSHVKCPKTVDFEAELPRHPTGKLYKRLLKDRYWQGEARRIA; from the coding sequence ATGCTCTATTCCTCGGGCACAACCGGCCGGCCCAAGGGCATCAAGGTGGCGCTCAGCGGCCTGCCGTTCGGCTCGCCCAACACCTTGTTCATGCTGGCCAGCGCGCTCTATGGCCCCTCGGAAGGGACGATCTACCTCTCGCCGGCGCCGCTCTATCACGCGGCCCCCTTGCGCTTCTCCATGACCATGATGCGCTTCGGCGGCAGCGTGGTGGTGATGGAGCATTTCGATCCCGAGGAATACCTGGCCCTGATCGAAAAGCACCGGGTCACCCACAGCCAGGTGGTGCCGACCATGTTCGCGCGCCTGCTCAAGCTCGACCCGGCGGTGCGTGGCAAATACGACGTCTCGTCGCTGCAATGCATCATCCATGCGGCGGCGCCGTGCCCGATCCCGGTGAAGGAACAGATGATCGCCTGGTGGGGCCCGATCATTCACGAATACTATGCCGGGACCGAGGGCAACGGCTTCTGCGCCTGCAACAGCGCCGAATGGCTGGCCCACAAGGGCACGGTCGGCCGTCCCCTGTTCGGCGTGCCCCATATCGTCGACGACGAGGGCAAGGAGTTGCCGGCCTTCGAGCCGGGCACGATCTATTTCTCGGACGGGACCGAGTTCCAGTACCACAACGACCCGGAAAAGACCGCGTCCAGCCGCAACGACAAGGGCTGGTCGACCTTGGGCGACATCGGCTATCTCGATGCCGACGGCTTCCTGTTCCTGACCGACCGCAAGGCCAACATGATCATCTCCGGCGGGGTGAACATCTACCCGCAGGAGGCCGAGAACCTGCTGATCACCCACCCCAAGGTGGCCGACGTGGCGGTCTTCGGCGTGCCCGATCCCGATTGGGGCGAGGCGGTGAAGGCGGTGGTCCAGCCGGCCGACATGGCTGACGCCGGCCCGGCGCTGGAAGCCGAATTGATCGCCTTCTGCCGCGAGAACCTGTCCCACGTCAAATGCCCCAAGACGGTCGACTTCGAGGCCGAACTGCCCCGCCATCCCACCGGCAAGCTCTACAAGCGCCTGCTCAAGGACCGCTACTGGCAGGGCGAAGCCCGGCGCATCGCGTAA
- the murA gene encoding UDP-N-acetylglucosamine 1-carboxyvinyltransferase, producing the protein MALQRIVIRGAGELRGEIPISGAKNAALPLIAAGLLTDQTLTLDNLPELADIGSMLGLIEQHGAGIVRGPRHVEITTARIDNTTAPYDIVRKMRASVLVLGPLVARMGEAKVSLPGGCAIGTRPVDLHLKGLEAMGAKIELVDGYVHATAPKGLKGATIRFPFVSVGATENLLMAASLADGETILDNAAREPEIIDLANCLLAMGAEIEGVGTERMVIRGKKWLRGARYSILPDRIETGTYAMAVGVAGGAVELVGARPETLEGVIEVLNRTGVEVTPTPRGMFVKRNGSRVVGVDVMTQPYPGFPTDLQAQLMVLMATAEGAAMITETIFENRFMHVPELARMGANVTVHGASALVRGVKRLKGAPVMATDLRASISLVLAGLAAEGETVVNRIYHLDRGYERVAEKLSAVGAKIERLAD; encoded by the coding sequence ATGGCCCTTCAACGCATCGTCATCCGTGGTGCCGGCGAGTTGCGCGGCGAGATCCCGATCTCGGGCGCCAAGAACGCCGCCCTGCCCCTGATCGCGGCCGGCCTGCTGACCGACCAGACCCTGACCCTGGACAATCTGCCCGAACTGGCCGACATCGGCTCGATGCTGGGCCTGATCGAACAGCATGGCGCCGGCATCGTGCGCGGCCCGCGCCATGTCGAGATCACCACGGCCAGGATCGACAACACCACCGCACCCTATGACATCGTGCGCAAGATGCGGGCCAGCGTCCTGGTGCTGGGGCCGCTGGTCGCCCGCATGGGCGAGGCCAAGGTCTCGCTGCCCGGCGGCTGCGCCATCGGCACAAGGCCGGTGGACCTGCACCTCAAGGGCCTGGAGGCCATGGGCGCGAAGATCGAACTGGTCGACGGCTATGTCCATGCGACCGCGCCCAAGGGCCTGAAGGGTGCCACCATCCGCTTCCCCTTCGTCTCGGTCGGGGCGACGGAGAACCTGCTGATGGCGGCGAGCCTGGCCGATGGCGAGACCATCCTGGACAATGCAGCGCGCGAGCCCGAGATCATCGACCTGGCCAATTGCCTGCTGGCCATGGGTGCCGAGATCGAGGGTGTCGGCACCGAACGCATGGTGATCCGCGGCAAGAAGTGGCTGCGCGGCGCCCGCTATTCGATTCTGCCCGACCGTATCGAGACCGGTACCTATGCCATGGCGGTGGGTGTGGCCGGCGGCGCGGTCGAACTGGTCGGCGCCCGGCCCGAAACCCTGGAAGGCGTGATCGAGGTGCTGAACCGCACCGGGGTCGAAGTGACGCCGACGCCGCGCGGCATGTTCGTGAAACGCAACGGCAGCCGTGTGGTCGGCGTCGACGTGATGACCCAGCCCTATCCGGGCTTCCCGACCGACCTGCAGGCGCAGTTGATGGTGTTGATGGCGACCGCCGAGGGGGCGGCCATGATCACCGAGACCATCTTCGAGAACCGCTTCATGCATGTGCCCGAACTGGCGCGCATGGGCGCCAATGTGACTGTCCACGGGGCGTCGGCCCTGGTGCGCGGGGTCAAACGCCTCAAAGGCGCGCCGGTGATGGCGACGGACCTGCGCGCCTCGATCAGCCTGGTGCTGGCGGGCCTGGCGGCGGAGGGCGAGACGGTGGTAAACCGCATCTATCACCTCGACCGCGGCTATGAGCGCGTGGCCGAGAAGCTGAGCGCCGTGGGCGCCAAGATCGAACGATTGGCCGACTGA
- a CDS encoding DUF2442 domain-containing protein, translated as MSALDQMRTIGDVHPVGTAMVDVSWVGGVKARLDLGAMLHHKAFAALRDPAAFREVRVGEWGHALEWPGGVEIGADALWLETLSATGHEDARKFLEWRLRHGLSLTKAAEALGLSRRMIAYYSNGKKPVPKHVLLACRGWEATAAA; from the coding sequence ATGAGCGCCCTAGACCAAATGCGGACCATTGGCGACGTCCACCCGGTTGGTACGGCGATGGTCGACGTTTCGTGGGTGGGCGGCGTCAAGGCTCGCCTCGATCTGGGCGCCATGCTCCATCACAAGGCCTTCGCGGCTTTGCGGGACCCGGCGGCGTTTCGCGAGGTCAGGGTTGGGGAGTGGGGGCATGCCCTCGAATGGCCCGGCGGCGTGGAGATCGGTGCGGATGCCCTCTGGCTCGAAACCCTTAGCGCCACCGGCCATGAGGATGCGCGCAAGTTTCTCGAATGGCGGCTGCGCCACGGCTTGTCGCTGACCAAGGCCGCGGAGGCCTTGGGGCTTTCCCGGCGGATGATCGCCTACTACTCGAACGGCAAGAAACCCGTGCCGAAGCATGTTCTTCTGGCCTGCCGAGGCTGGGAAGCCACGGCGGCGGCCTGA
- a CDS encoding anthranilate synthase component II, protein MILVIDNYDSFVFNIARYFRELGEAAEVVRNDAITVAAVEALAPRAIVLSPGPCAPDQAGISLGIVEALSGKIPILGVCLGHQCIGQVFGGRIARARRPLHGRASPVSHDGTGLFAGLPAPLTVGRYHSLVVELPTSIVIPAKAGIHGGGMLDTAEPGIAMDPSFRWDDERTREERGAPLEITALSVEGEIMALRHRDHPTFGVQFHPESVLTQGGHRLLRNFLDLAA, encoded by the coding sequence ATGATCCTGGTCATCGACAATTACGACAGCTTCGTCTTCAACATCGCCCGCTATTTCCGCGAACTGGGCGAGGCGGCCGAGGTGGTGCGCAACGACGCGATCACCGTCGCGGCGGTCGAGGCCCTGGCGCCCAGGGCGATCGTCCTGTCGCCCGGCCCTTGCGCGCCCGACCAGGCCGGGATTTCCCTGGGCATCGTCGAAGCCCTGTCCGGCAAGATCCCAATCCTCGGCGTCTGCCTGGGCCATCAGTGCATCGGCCAGGTCTTCGGCGGGCGCATCGCCCGCGCCAGGCGGCCCCTGCACGGCCGCGCCTCGCCCGTGAGCCACGACGGCACCGGCCTGTTTGCGGGATTGCCGGCGCCGCTGACGGTCGGGCGCTACCACTCCTTGGTGGTGGAACTCCCAACATCAATCGTCATCCCAGCGAAAGCTGGGATCCATGGCGGTGGCATGCTGGACACGGCAGAACCTGGCATCGCCATGGATCCCAGCTTTCGCTGGGATGACGAAAGGACGCGGGAGGAGAGAGGTGCACCATTGGAAATTACCGCCCTGTCGGTAGAGGGCGAAATCATGGCCCTGCGCCACCGCGACCACCCCACCTTCGGCGTGCAGTTCCATCCCGAATCCGTGCTGACGCAGGGCGGCCACCGCCTGCTGCGCAATTTCCTGGATCTCGCGGCATGA
- a CDS encoding DUF2948 family protein: MTTPPAKLNLGFADAEDLSVVAAVLQDAVVKAADLAYLGGMKRFVLVANRFCWEGGEMPPLRRRAGVHFDTVRSVKLRGVDRNAVEQVLELLTIETQEYENGVLIDLIFAGEAQIRLDAEVVDGGLKDLTEAWPTARAPRHALDGKEP; encoded by the coding sequence ATGACCACGCCCCCGGCCAAGCTCAACCTCGGCTTTGCGGACGCGGAAGACCTGAGCGTGGTTGCCGCGGTCCTGCAGGATGCCGTGGTGAAGGCGGCCGACCTCGCCTATCTGGGGGGCATGAAGCGCTTCGTACTGGTGGCCAACCGGTTCTGCTGGGAAGGCGGCGAGATGCCGCCCCTGCGCCGGCGGGCGGGCGTGCATTTCGATACGGTGCGGTCGGTCAAGCTGCGCGGAGTCGATCGCAACGCGGTGGAACAGGTGCTGGAACTCCTGACCATCGAGACCCAGGAATACGAGAACGGCGTGCTGATCGACCTCATCTTCGCCGGCGAGGCGCAGATCCGCCTCGACGCGGAAGTGGTCGACGGCGGTTTGAAGGATTTGACGGAAGCCTGGCCCACGGCGCGCGCGCCGCGCCATGCGCTCGACGGGAAAGAACCCTGA
- the dcd gene encoding dCTP deaminase has product MAILSDISIRELAQTTGMIEPFVEAQKREGMISYGLSSYGYDARVADEFKIFTNVNSAVVDPKDFSADSFVDRKTDCCVIPPNSFALARTVEYFRIPRDVLVICLGKSTYARCGIIVNVTPLEPEWEGHVTLEFSNTTPLPAKIYANEGACQFLFLKGDRPCEVSYGDRAGKYMRQTGVTLPRL; this is encoded by the coding sequence ATGGCCATCCTGTCCGACATCTCGATCCGCGAGCTTGCCCAGACCACGGGCATGATCGAGCCGTTCGTCGAGGCACAGAAGCGCGAGGGCATGATTTCCTACGGCCTGTCGTCCTATGGCTATGACGCGCGGGTGGCCGACGAATTCAAGATCTTCACCAATGTGAATTCGGCCGTGGTGGACCCCAAGGACTTCTCGGCCGACAGCTTCGTCGATCGCAAGACCGATTGCTGCGTGATCCCGCCCAATTCCTTCGCCCTGGCCCGCACCGTCGAATATTTCCGCATCCCGCGCGACGTGCTGGTGATCTGCCTTGGCAAGAGCACCTATGCCCGCTGCGGCATCATCGTGAACGTGACGCCGCTGGAGCCCGAATGGGAAGGCCACGTCACCTTGGAATTTTCCAACACGACGCCCCTGCCGGCGAAGATCTATGCCAACGAGGGCGCCTGCCAGTTCCTGTTCCTGAAGGGCGACCGCCCTTGCGAGGTCTCCTACGGCGACCGGGCAGGCAAATACATGCGCCAGACCGGCGTCACCCTGCCGAGGCTTTGA
- a CDS encoding ferredoxin: protein MKITVDWDRCKSNGVCVAMAREVFRLNGEELDILQTEPPEDLREKVMRAVKRCPTQAISVEG from the coding sequence ATGAAAATCACCGTCGACTGGGACCGTTGCAAATCCAACGGCGTCTGCGTCGCCATGGCCCGCGAGGTCTTCCGCCTGAACGGCGAGGAACTCGACATTCTCCAAACCGAACCGCCCGAGGACCTGCGGGAGAAGGTCATGCGCGCGGTCAAGCGCTGCCCCACCCAGGCCATTTCGGTCGAGGGTTGA
- a CDS encoding aminotransferase class IV, whose translation MIWFDGSVRHSPTLTLEAGDRGLTLGDGIFETIAVFGRVPFRLGDHLARLEDAAQVLGFPLPRATVEQAIADLVAAMTDDHAALRITVTRGPGPRGLAPPAEPRPTVFATLAPWSPSMAFQPIRLVTSTIRRNETSPLSRIKSLAYLDNVLAFQQAKAAGAGDALILNTAGNVASTAMANLFVIQGEELVTPPVSDGVRPGVMRQLLLGVVSGFRPAERAVEPAGLGEANAVFATNSLRLLCPVTALDGRALPQNDEIVRRLSAILRDAVKAECAADPFEPE comes from the coding sequence ATGATCTGGTTCGACGGCAGCGTCCGCCACAGCCCGACCTTGACCTTGGAGGCCGGCGACCGCGGCCTGACCTTGGGTGACGGCATTTTCGAGACCATCGCCGTCTTCGGCCGCGTGCCCTTCCGCCTGGGCGACCACCTGGCCCGCCTGGAAGACGCCGCCCAGGTCCTGGGCTTCCCCCTGCCGCGCGCCACCGTCGAGCAGGCGATCGCCGACCTCGTCGCCGCCATGACCGACGATCACGCCGCGCTCCGCATCACCGTCACCCGCGGCCCCGGCCCGCGCGGTCTTGCCCCGCCGGCCGAGCCCCGCCCCACCGTCTTCGCCACGCTCGCCCCTTGGTCGCCTTCCATGGCGTTCCAGCCGATCCGCCTGGTCACCAGCACCATCCGCCGCAACGAAACCTCGCCGCTGTCCCGCATCAAGTCGCTCGCCTATCTCGACAATGTCCTGGCGTTCCAGCAGGCGAAGGCGGCCGGCGCCGGCGATGCCCTGATCCTCAATACGGCCGGCAATGTCGCCTCGACGGCGATGGCCAACCTGTTTGTGATTCAGGGCGAGGAACTGGTGACGCCGCCGGTCTCCGACGGTGTCCGGCCCGGCGTGATGCGGCAGCTTTTGTTGGGGGTCGTTTCCGGCTTTCGTCCCGCCGAGCGGGCGGTGGAACCAGCCGGATTGGGTGAAGCCAATGCGGTCTTCGCCACCAACAGCCTGCGCTTGCTGTGCCCCGTCACAGCGTTGGACGGTAGGGCACTGCCTCAAAACGACGAGATCGTGCGCCGCTTGTCGGCTATCCTCCGCGACGCCGTCAAGGCTGAGTGCGCCGCAGACCCATTCGAGCCGGAATGA
- a CDS encoding MG2 domain-containing protein: protein MGRVTSAFIRRLAFVCAVLIAGTGIVHADPFSRVADQANSYVQDIKRRDDGARSAVEAKKSFDAAELEARRERWWQAADLYERAIALGQDDATTWGRLAEAHLRNTNYWRAIPAAYRAYQLSTTPAGKVAALDILGTALERNDAPGQALEVYREAAKIKSSPDIAERIAALEEATRFRLTNAYAQEDADTPSLCLEFYGDLSPTAKYDDYIDVTPKFDGAFAVRGRNICIDGARFGEAYELTVAKGLPAADGTKLDRTESATITVGNRPDSLGFTDSAYILPKVGAVGVPLISVNTDKAKLSLYRINDRNLLSVVNYGNFMRALSEYDAGEIAQTTGELVWKGEVDIENEANKRVVTALNLDEMRKVATPGVYVLTAAPAIGDVDPWDYLATQWVVVTDVGLTTMDGRDGLTVVTRSLSTGKPAQDISVRLYARNNEELASIKSDANGIVRFDPGLMRAEGGRSVAAVMAFSGEGDFTFLDLTRSAFDLSDRGVSGRPQPGPLDLFAYAERGVYRPGETAHIMALLRDESGNAIDGMPLTVKIRRPDGVEIDRRAVQPQGAGSYEVTWDISAGARTGSWSLSWHTDPEKDAIGGLSVLVEDVIPARIETKVTASATALEPGRPLQLSIDAKYLFGAPATDLRSAVEVVIGAASTPFPDYAAYAFGLVDERVEQQRVNLDDQTTDAKGQTVFEIEANDLPDTVQPLVAMIRADVFETSGRPVSTKIELPIHNKPLWLGVKSTFDYDQVAENTSAGFDIVALDDGGKPRDAGGVRWALIEEDWDYQWTFQDGSWNYHTVVRDKPVASGTVDLKAAGPARLAMPAVGYGRFRLEVTDKDTGAATSTRFHAGWYVSPSIGDTPDKMTVVPDKELYNPGETAKLRIQAPFAGELLLTVATDRVLETRAITVPADGITVEVPVTESWGAGAYILATAFRPGDADAQRGPGRAIGLAWLGVDPAARSLKVAFATPEAVEPRQKVSVPIEVSGIAGSAPTYVTIAAVDEGILQLTDFATPDPVADLFGKRRLGVEIRDAYGELLNAKLGKPGRLREGGDGDALGRRGAPPSDIKLVSLFSGVVALDAQGKGTVSFDVPDYNGRLRLMAVAWNGRQVGSADKGLIVRDPVVVLSATPRFLAVGDTSRLTVTLSNVAGKPGPYKVSIGGDDVVGLVAGTKPGPVDLAVGASKTVVIPVKGLSSGLGKLALIIEGPDGFRFERTVGLGVRAPQLPTIDRLVRQLKPGEALTVGQKALDPYVPGTPEFLLSLSPRPNIDVAGLLRSLDRYPYGCLEQTTSRAMPLLYVSEVAKLWEQPGEPDHKARIDKAIGHVLEMQRSDGSFALWDDGGSTEPWLTAYALDFMTRARAQDIKVPDFAYRRGLAWLKRHAENRRDDGPEALASRSYALYVLAAAGVGELGASRYMHDAVGLALPTPLAMAQVGAALSLMGDGGRAAEAFDRALAAQEKRDIWRDYGTNVRDMAAIVTLAAETKVPGIDAEGLAAKVADMVAGKRWLSTQEEAWLLMAARSLADADNKMQVSVGGQSIPARSTTYSIRPSVAQVAQSLKLENSGEGSVWYTGTVTGVPAKDQPANGNGMEVSRQFFTLDGKAINPKAVPQGTMMIAVVVGRTTSGYANQLMVIDLLPAGFEIENPRLVGTTSAEEIGWLPQMSYPLYQEALDDRYVAAFDTDSGNQSFAIAYVVRAVTPGTYRIPAVAIEDMYRPEYRARSAMGTVTVVPVE, encoded by the coding sequence ATGGGCCGTGTCACGTCGGCGTTTATCCGCCGTTTGGCATTCGTTTGCGCTGTTCTGATCGCCGGTACCGGCATCGTTCACGCGGATCCCTTCTCCAGGGTGGCCGACCAGGCCAATTCCTACGTCCAGGACATCAAGCGCCGCGACGACGGCGCGCGCAGCGCGGTCGAGGCCAAGAAATCCTTCGACGCGGCCGAGCTGGAAGCCCGGCGCGAGCGCTGGTGGCAGGCCGCCGACCTCTACGAGCGGGCGATCGCCTTGGGCCAGGACGACGCCACCACCTGGGGCCGTCTGGCCGAGGCGCACCTGCGCAACACCAATTACTGGCGCGCCATTCCCGCCGCCTACCGCGCCTATCAGCTTTCCACCACACCGGCGGGCAAGGTCGCGGCGCTGGACATCCTGGGGACCGCGCTGGAGCGCAACGATGCCCCCGGCCAGGCGCTGGAGGTCTACCGCGAAGCCGCCAAGATCAAGTCGAGCCCGGACATCGCCGAGCGCATCGCGGCCCTGGAGGAGGCGACCCGCTTCCGCCTGACCAATGCCTATGCCCAGGAAGACGCCGATACGCCGTCCCTGTGCCTGGAATTCTACGGCGACCTGTCGCCCACGGCGAAATACGACGATTACATCGATGTGACGCCGAAGTTCGACGGCGCCTTCGCCGTTCGCGGCCGCAACATCTGCATCGACGGCGCCCGCTTCGGCGAGGCCTATGAGCTGACCGTCGCCAAGGGCCTGCCGGCCGCCGACGGGACCAAGCTGGACCGCACCGAATCGGCCACGATCACGGTGGGCAACCGGCCGGACAGCTTAGGCTTTACCGACAGCGCCTATATCCTGCCCAAGGTCGGCGCGGTCGGCGTGCCGCTGATCTCGGTCAACACCGACAAGGCCAAGCTCAGCCTCTACCGCATCAACGACCGCAACCTGCTCAGTGTCGTGAACTACGGCAATTTCATGCGGGCGCTCAGCGAATACGACGCCGGCGAAATCGCCCAGACCACCGGCGAGCTGGTCTGGAAGGGCGAGGTCGACATCGAGAACGAGGCCAACAAGCGCGTGGTCACCGCGCTGAACCTCGACGAGATGCGCAAGGTCGCGACGCCCGGCGTCTATGTCCTGACCGCGGCCCCGGCGATCGGCGACGTCGATCCGTGGGACTATCTGGCGACCCAGTGGGTGGTGGTGACCGATGTCGGCCTGACCACCATGGACGGCCGCGACGGCCTCACCGTGGTCACCCGCTCGCTGTCGACCGGCAAGCCGGCGCAGGACATCTCGGTTCGTCTCTATGCCCGCAACAACGAGGAACTGGCCAGCATCAAGTCCGATGCCAACGGCATCGTGCGCTTCGACCCCGGCCTGATGCGGGCCGAGGGCGGCCGTTCGGTCGCCGCGGTCATGGCTTTCTCGGGCGAGGGCGACTTCACCTTCCTGGACCTCACCCGTTCCGCCTTCGACCTGTCGGACCGCGGCGTGTCCGGCCGGCCGCAGCCCGGCCCGCTCGACCTCTTCGCCTATGCCGAACGCGGCGTCTACCGGCCGGGCGAGACCGCCCACATCATGGCCCTGCTGCGCGACGAATCCGGCAACGCCATCGACGGCATGCCGCTGACGGTCAAGATCCGCCGCCCCGACGGGGTCGAGATCGACCGCCGCGCCGTGCAGCCGCAGGGCGCCGGCTCCTACGAGGTCACTTGGGACATCAGTGCCGGTGCCCGCACCGGCTCGTGGAGCCTGAGCTGGCACACCGACCCCGAAAAGGACGCGATCGGCGGCCTGTCGGTGCTGGTCGAGGACGTGATCCCGGCGCGGATCGAGACCAAGGTAACCGCCAGCGCCACGGCGCTCGAGCCGGGCCGTCCGCTGCAATTGTCGATCGATGCCAAATACCTGTTCGGGGCCCCGGCGACGGATCTGCGCAGCGCGGTCGAGGTCGTGATCGGCGCGGCCTCCACGCCGTTCCCCGATTATGCCGCCTATGCCTTCGGCCTGGTCGACGAGCGGGTCGAGCAGCAGCGCGTCAACCTCGACGACCAGACCACGGACGCGAAGGGCCAGACCGTCTTCGAGATCGAGGCGAACGACCTGCCTGACACGGTCCAGCCGCTGGTCGCCATGATCCGCGCCGATGTCTTCGAGACCAGCGGCCGGCCGGTCTCGACCAAGATCGAGCTGCCGATCCACAACAAGCCCTTGTGGCTGGGGGTCAAGTCCACTTTCGACTATGACCAGGTGGCGGAGAACACCAGTGCGGGCTTCGACATCGTCGCCCTCGACGATGGCGGCAAGCCGCGCGATGCCGGCGGTGTCCGCTGGGCCCTGATCGAGGAAGACTGGGACTATCAGTGGACCTTCCAGGACGGCAGCTGGAACTACCATACCGTGGTGCGCGACAAGCCGGTCGCCAGCGGTACGGTGGACCTGAAGGCGGCCGGGCCGGCGCGCCTGGCCATGCCTGCCGTCGGTTACGGCCGCTTCCGCCTGGAGGTGACCGACAAGGATACAGGGGCGGCCACGTCGACCCGCTTCCATGCCGGCTGGTATGTCTCCCCGTCGATCGGCGACACCCCGGACAAGATGACGGTGGTGCCCGACAAGGAGCTCTACAACCCGGGCGAGACCGCCAAGCTGCGCATCCAGGCGCCCTTTGCCGGCGAATTGCTGCTGACGGTGGCGACCGACCGGGTGCTGGAGACCCGCGCCATCACGGTGCCGGCCGATGGCATCACGGTCGAGGTGCCGGTAACCGAGTCCTGGGGCGCCGGCGCCTATATCCTGGCGACCGCGTTCCGCCCCGGCGATGCCGATGCCCAGCGCGGCCCCGGCCGTGCCATCGGCCTGGCCTGGCTGGGGGTCGACCCCGCCGCGCGCAGCCTGAAGGTCGCCTTCGCCACGCCCGAGGCGGTCGAGCCGCGCCAGAAGGTCTCGGTGCCGATCGAGGTTTCAGGGATCGCCGGCAGCGCGCCGACCTATGTCACCATTGCGGCGGTCGACGAGGGCATCCTGCAGCTCACCGATTTCGCCACGCCCGACCCGGTCGCCGACCTGTTCGGCAAGCGCCGGCTGGGCGTCGAGATCCGCGATGCCTACGGCGAATTGCTGAATGCCAAGCTGGGCAAGCCGGGCCGCCTGCGTGAAGGTGGCGACGGCGATGCGCTGGGCCGCCGCGGGGCGCCGCCCTCGGATATCAAGCTGGTCTCGCTGTTCTCGGGCGTGGTGGCGCTCGATGCCCAGGGCAAAGGCACGGTCAGCTTCGACGTGCCCGATTACAACGGCCGCCTGCGCCTGATGGCGGTGGCCTGGAACGGCCGCCAGGTCGGCAGTGCCGACAAGGGCCTGATCGTGCGCGATCCGGTCGTCGTCCTCTCGGCGACGCCGCGTTTCCTGGCGGTCGGCGACACCAGCCGGCTGACCGTCACCTTGAGCAATGTCGCCGGCAAGCCGGGACCCTACAAGGTCTCGATCGGCGGCGATGACGTGGTCGGCCTGGTGGCGGGCACCAAGCCGGGCCCGGTGGATCTGGCCGTGGGCGCGTCCAAGACCGTGGTGATCCCGGTCAAGGGCCTGTCTTCCGGCCTGGGCAAGCTGGCCTTGATCATCGAAGGGCCGGACGGCTTCCGCTTCGAGCGGACCGTGGGCCTGGGCGTGCGGGCGCCGCAGCTGCCGACGATCGATCGGCTGGTGCGCCAGCTCAAGCCGGGCGAGGCCTTGACCGTCGGCCAGAAGGCGCTGGACCCCTATGTCCCCGGCACGCCGGAGTTCCTGCTGAGCCTGAGCCCCAGGCCCAATATCGATGTCGCCGGCCTGCTGCGCAGCCTGGACCGCTACCCTTACGGCTGCCTGGAACAGACCACCAGCCGGGCAATGCCGCTGCTCTATGTCAGCGAGGTCGCCAAGCTGTGGGAACAGCCGGGCGAGCCCGACCACAAGGCGCGGATCGACAAGGCGATCGGCCATGTCCTGGAAATGCAGCGCTCGGACGGCAGCTTTGCCCTGTGGGACGATGGCGGCTCGACCGAGCCCTGGCTCACCGCCTATGCCCTGGACTTCATGACCCGCGCCCGCGCGCAGGACATCAAGGTGCCGGACTTCGCCTATCGCCGCGGCCTGGCCTGGCTGAAGCGCCATGCCGAAAACCGCCGCGACGACGGGCCGGAAGCCCTGGCCTCGCGCTCCTACGCGCTCTATGTCCTGGCGGCGGCGGGTGTCGGCGAGCTGGGCGCCAGCCGTTACATGCACGACGCGGTGGGGCTGGCCCTGCCGACGCCGCTGGCCATGGCCCAGGTGGGTGCGGCGCTGTCGCTGATGGGTGACGGCGGCCGGGCGGCGGAAGCCTTCGACCGGGCCCTGGCGGCGCAGGAAAAGCGCGACATCTGGCGCGACTACGGCACCAATGTCCGCGACATGGCGGCGATCGTCACCCTGGCGGCGGAAACCAAGGTGCCGGGCATCGATGCCGAGGGCCTGGCGGCCAAGGTGGCCGACATGGTGGCCGGCAAGCGCTGGCTCTCGACCCAGGAAGAGGCCTGGCTCCTGATGGCGGCCCGCTCGCTGGCGGATGCCGACAACAAGATGCAGGTGAGTGTGGGCGGCCAGTCGATCCCGGCGCGCTCGACCACCTACTCGATCCGGCCCAGCGTGGCCCAGGTGGCGCAGAGCCTGAAGCTCGAGAATTCGGGCGAAGGCTCGGTCTGGTACACCGGCACCGTGACCGGCGTGCCGGCCAAGGACCAGCCGGCGAACGGCAATGGCATGGAGGTCTCGCGCCAGTTCTTCACCCTGGACGGCAAGGCCATCAACCCCAAGGCGGTGCC
- a CDS encoding DUF4160 domain-containing protein, with product MVTMHRQGAWKIAVYGNEHGIPHFHIEGRDFRASVNIATLELIIGTVSGEILREATVWARQNREALLAKWQELNG from the coding sequence ATGGTCACGATGCATCGGCAAGGCGCGTGGAAGATCGCGGTCTATGGCAATGAGCACGGCATCCCGCATTTCCATATCGAGGGGCGGGATTTTCGTGCCTCGGTGAACATCGCGACGTTGGAACTGATCATCGGCACTGTATCCGGTGAGATTTTGCGCGAAGCGACGGTTTGGGCCAGGCAGAATCGAGAGGCCTTGCTGGCAAAGTGGCAGGAATTGAACGGATGA